In Corylus avellana chromosome ca2, CavTom2PMs-1.0, the following proteins share a genomic window:
- the LOC132171315 gene encoding uncharacterized protein LOC132171315, producing MATKTKPSILVLSLLIIIINIFSSRPSLASEPSNSPSSSSSSSSRWAPRFLGRFSQPPNHSHRHQQQQQKYRYETRYFSQRLDHFSFSELPNFPQRYLISTEHWAGPQRRGPIFFYCGNEGDIAWFAANTGFVWEIAPRFGAMVVFPEHRYYGESMPYGSRDEAYKNATTLSYLTAEQALADFAVLIRELKRNLSAEACPVVLFGGSYGGMLAAWMRLKYPHVAVGALASSAPILQFEDIVPPETFYDIVSNTFKRESTSCFNTIKESWDVITSEGQKNDGLLQLTKTFRLCGTLKSTEDLRNWLDSAYSYLAMVNYPYSSEFMMPLPGHPIREVCRKMDGSPTGSSILERIFEGVSIYYNYSGSVDCFQLDDDPHGLDGWNWQACTEMVMPMSSSRDVSMFPTYDYNFSSFQDECWKDFRVIPRPRWITTVFGGHDIKTALKKFGSNIIFSNGLLDPWSGGGVLQNVSETIVALVTKEGAHHIDLRASTSEDPDWLLEQRAIEIKLIEGWISNYYQEEKAIFNM from the exons ATGGCAACAAAAACCAAACCATCAATTCTCGTCTTATCTcttctcatcatcatcatcaatatcTTTTCATCTCGGCCGTCGCTCGCATCAGAGCCGTCCAAttctccctcctcctcctcctcttcttcctccagATGGGCCCCACGCTTCTTGGGCAGATTCTCACAGCCACCGAATCACAGTCATCgtcatcaacaacaacaacaaaaataccgGTACGAAACCCGATACTTTTCGCAGCGGCTCGACCACTTCAGCTTCTCGGAGCTCCCGAATTTCCCGCAGCGGTACCTCATCAGCACCGAGCACTGGGCGGGCCCTCAACGCCGTGGCCCCATCTTCTTCTATTGCGGCAATGAGGGCGACATCGCGTGGTTCGCCGCTAATACCGGCTTCGTCTGGGAAATCGCTCCTCGCTTCGGCGCCATGGTCGTTTTTCCTGAA CACCGATACTATGGCGAGTCTATGCCGTATGGAAGTAGAGACGAGGCGTACAAGAACGCCACTACGTTATCCTATCTCACGGCCGAACAAGCCCTCGCCGATTTCGCGGTGTTGATTAGGGAATTGAAGCGAAATTTGTCCGCCGAGGCTTGTCCTGTCGTGTTATTCGGTGGATCCTACGGTGGAA TGTTAGCGGCATGGATGAGACTCAAGTATCCTCACGTTGCCGTTGGTGCGCTTGCTTCTTCGGCACCGATTCTTCAGTTTGAAGATATTGTGCCTCCCGAAACATTTTATGACATTGTTTCCAATACTTTCAAG CGTGAAAGTACCAGCTGTTTTAACACTATAAAGGAGTCATGGGATGTAATAACATCCGAGGGTCAGAAAAATGATGGCCTTCTGCAACTGACCAAAACGTTCCGCTTATGCGG GACATTAAAAAGCACAGAAGATCTGAGAAATTGGTTGGATTCTGCTTATAGTTATTTGGCAATGGTGAACTACCCTTATAGTTCTGAGTTTATGATGCCGTTGCCTGGACATCCAATAAGAGAG GTTTGCAGAAAGATGGATGGCTCTCCTACTGGTTCTAGCATTCTGGAGCGCATATTTGAAGGAGTAAGCATCTATTACAACTATTCTGGAAGCGTTGACTGCTTTCAATTGGATGATGATCCTCATGGCTTGGATGGTTGGAACTGGCAG GCATGCACCGAGATGGTTATGCCAATGTCTAGTAGCCGGGATGTGAGCATGTTTCCAACATATGACTATAATTTCTCTTCCTTTCAAGATGAATGCTGGAAAGATTTCAGGGTGATTCCCAGGCCTAGATGGATAACAACGGTGTTTGGTGGACAT GATATCAAGACCGCCCTGAAAAAGTTTGGAAGTAacatcattttctcaaatggCCTGTTGGATCCCTGGAGTGGTGGCGG TGTCCTGCAGAATGTATCTGAAACTATTGTTGCTCTTGTTACTAAAGAAG gaGCACATCATATAGATTTACGTGCATCAACCTCAGAAGATCCTGATTGGTTGCTAGAGCAGAGGGCAATTGAAATCAAGTTGATTGAAGGGTGGATAAGTAACTACT